In Arcobacter ellisii, a genomic segment contains:
- the aspA gene encoding aspartate ammonia-lyase, translated as MEKQYRIEKDFLGEKEIETSKYYGIQTLRAKENFDITKTSLSLFPNFIKSLAKVKKACALTNYELGDLTDVQKDAIIQACNEIIDGKFRDQFIVDPIQGGAGTSTNMNVNEVIANRALEILGKPKSSYDIIHPNNHINMSQSTNDVYPTAIKLTLHELIFKLKDSLRFLRDCFEEKSIEFKDILKMGRTQLQDAVPMTLGQEFKTFAVMIDEDIFRLRECQALLKEVNLGATAIGTGINTKAAYQRKVISNLREVTGVDYISAGDLIEATQDTGAFVHISGVLKRVAIKISKICNDLRLLSSGPRAGLNEINLPPLQPGSSIMPGKVNPVIPEVVNQVAFDVIGADTTISIASEHGQLQLNVFEPLIAYKLFNSINMMRRAFYSLGEKCVKGITANEEVCMNNILNSVTLVTCLNPILGYEKSSAIAKEALKTNKRVYDIILEQELFTKEELDELLQPKNMVHNYDKGIK; from the coding sequence ATGGAAAAGCAATACAGAATTGAAAAAGATTTTTTAGGTGAAAAAGAGATAGAAACAAGTAAATATTATGGAATTCAGACTTTAAGAGCAAAAGAGAATTTTGATATTACAAAAACAAGTTTATCTTTATTTCCAAATTTTATAAAATCCCTAGCAAAAGTTAAAAAAGCTTGTGCTTTAACTAACTATGAACTAGGAGATTTAACTGATGTTCAAAAAGATGCAATTATTCAAGCTTGTAATGAAATAATTGATGGAAAATTTAGAGACCAATTTATAGTAGACCCTATTCAAGGTGGAGCAGGAACTTCAACAAATATGAATGTAAATGAAGTTATAGCTAATCGTGCTTTAGAAATTCTTGGAAAACCAAAAAGTTCTTATGATATCATTCATCCAAATAATCATATAAATATGAGTCAATCTACAAATGATGTTTATCCAACAGCGATTAAACTTACTTTACATGAATTAATTTTTAAATTAAAAGATAGTTTGAGATTTTTAAGAGATTGTTTTGAAGAAAAATCTATTGAATTTAAAGATATTCTAAAAATGGGAAGAACTCAGCTTCAAGATGCTGTTCCTATGACTTTAGGACAAGAGTTTAAAACTTTTGCTGTAATGATTGATGAAGATATTTTTAGATTAAGAGAGTGTCAAGCACTTTTAAAAGAGGTAAATTTGGGAGCTACTGCTATTGGTACTGGAATTAACACAAAAGCTGCATATCAAAGAAAAGTAATCTCAAATCTTAGAGAAGTTACGGGTGTTGATTATATAAGTGCTGGAGACTTAATCGAAGCAACTCAAGATACTGGAGCTTTTGTTCATATTTCTGGTGTTTTAAAAAGAGTTGCTATTAAAATTTCAAAAATTTGTAATGACTTAAGACTTTTGAGTTCAGGACCAAGAGCTGGATTAAATGAGATTAATTTACCACCATTACAACCAGGAAGTTCAATCATGCCTGGAAAAGTAAATCCTGTTATTCCAGAAGTTGTAAATCAAGTTGCTTTTGATGTGATTGGTGCAGATACTACTATTTCAATAGCTAGTGAACATGGACAATTACAATTAAATGTATTTGAGCCATTAATTGCATATAAACTATTTAACTCGATAAATATGATGAGAAGAGCATTTTACTCTTTAGGTGAAAAATGTGTAAAAGGAATAACTGCAAACGAAGAGGTTTGTATGAATAATATTTTAAATTCTGTGACACTTGTTACTTGTTTAAATCCAATTTTAGGATATGAAAAAAGCTCTGCAATAGCAAAAGAGGCTTTAAAAACAAACAAAAGAGTTTATGACATCATATTAGAACAAGAATTATTCACAAAAGAAGAGTTAGATGAACTATTACAACCTAAAAATATGGTTCACAATTATGATAAAGGGATAAAATGA
- a CDS encoding response regulator transcription factor, producing the protein MKPELIEELKNISVLCVEDEDGIRQTIVNTLNYYFKDVYEATSGNEGFELYEYYKPKIVITDIQMRDGNGVELVKRIRENDFETMIIMLTAHSNEEYLMDLINLNINHYILKPLNLKKLSQALEKYLVKSSKPVMLSDDLLFDLQKRELIYKGSEIIPLRKREKDFLYLLYEKKGSILKYEEIEFELWNDKEMTTHALKSFIKELRNKLPVNVIKNVPQEGYTLQK; encoded by the coding sequence ATGAAACCAGAATTAATTGAAGAGTTAAAAAATATATCCGTTTTATGTGTTGAAGATGAAGATGGAATAAGACAAACAATTGTAAATACTTTAAATTACTATTTTAAAGATGTTTATGAAGCAACAAGTGGAAATGAAGGATTTGAACTTTACGAGTATTATAAACCAAAAATTGTAATAACAGATATTCAAATGAGAGATGGAAATGGTGTTGAATTAGTTAAAAGAATTAGAGAAAATGATTTTGAAACGATGATTATTATGTTAACTGCTCACTCAAATGAAGAGTATTTGATGGATTTAATAAATCTAAATATAAATCACTATATTTTGAAACCTTTAAATCTAAAAAAATTATCACAAGCTTTAGAAAAATATCTTGTAAAATCTTCAAAACCAGTTATGTTAAGTGATGACTTACTTTTTGATTTACAAAAAAGAGAGTTGATTTATAAAGGTAGTGAAATTATACCTTTGCGAAAGAGAGAAAAGGATTTTTTATATCTTTTATATGAAAAAAAAGGTTCTATTTTAAAATATGAAGAGATAGAGTTTGAACTTTGGAATGACAAAGAGATGACAACCCATGCTTTAAAATCATTTATAAAAGAGTTAAGGAATAAATTGCCAGTAAATGTAATTAAAAATGTACCTCAAGAAGGGTATACTTTACAAAAATAA
- a CDS encoding sensor histidine kinase has product MFNKEGIPFFIIVIPFLSILFVSFLSISYYLKLSNETYQTEINEYKRLHLEKLSDTQIINKFLEIKIKEHEEEEKKFKRFLLTATAVILVFMILFTFLMLSIIKDVIKKYKLQVQNRENALESLNENLSLKVKQGIEEAKQKDRKILEQAKLARIGSMISIIAHQWRQPLSQLSGILMELETTTRFKKVDNDYILNAIDKSDKMIEFMSNTIDDFRNFYKPDKKKEDFYVSDACKKAINIIDATLENLGINLILDIKEDKKIFGYPTEFSQVILNIISNAKDVLIEKNIKNPKIEINIESKGILSIITIKDNAGGIEEKNLEQIFDPYYSTKDSSKGTGLGLYISKLIIERNMGGELSVSNDSEGAVFKIVVAG; this is encoded by the coding sequence ATGTTTAATAAAGAAGGAATACCATTTTTTATTATAGTTATACCTTTTTTATCAATATTATTTGTATCTTTTCTTTCAATCTCATACTATTTAAAACTATCAAATGAAACTTATCAAACTGAAATAAATGAGTATAAAAGACTTCATTTAGAAAAATTAAGTGATACTCAAATTATTAATAAATTTTTAGAAATAAAGATAAAAGAGCATGAAGAAGAGGAAAAAAAATTTAAAAGATTTTTACTTACAGCAACAGCAGTAATTTTAGTTTTTATGATACTTTTCACTTTTTTGATGTTGTCAATTATAAAAGATGTTATAAAAAAATATAAGTTACAAGTTCAAAATAGAGAAAATGCCCTTGAAAGTTTGAATGAAAATTTATCTTTAAAAGTAAAACAAGGAATTGAAGAAGCAAAACAAAAAGATAGAAAAATTTTAGAACAAGCTAAGTTAGCAAGAATTGGTTCTATGATTAGTATAATTGCTCATCAATGGAGACAACCTTTAAGTCAATTATCTGGAATTTTAATGGAGTTGGAAACTACAACAAGATTTAAAAAAGTAGATAATGATTATATTTTAAATGCTATTGATAAAAGTGATAAGATGATTGAATTTATGTCAAATACAATAGATGATTTTAGAAATTTCTATAAACCAGATAAGAAAAAAGAGGATTTTTATGTTTCTGATGCTTGTAAAAAAGCGATAAATATTATAGATGCAACTTTAGAAAATCTTGGAATAAATCTTATTTTGGATATAAAAGAGGATAAAAAGATTTTTGGTTATCCAACAGAATTTTCTCAAGTTATCTTAAATATTATAAGTAATGCAAAAGATGTTTTAATTGAAAAAAATATAAAAAATCCAAAGATTGAAATAAATATAGAATCAAAAGGTATTTTATCAATTATCACTATAAAAGATAATGCAGGCGGGATTGAAGAGAAAAATTTAGAACAGATTTTCGACCCATATTACAGCACTAAAGATTCATCAAAAGGAACAGGTCTTGGTCTTTATATCTCAAAACTAATAATTGAGAGAAATATGGGTGGAGAGTTAAGTGTATCAAATGACAGTGAAGGTGCTGTTTTTAAAATAGTTGTAGCAGGATAA
- a CDS encoding alanine/glycine:cation symporter family protein has protein sequence MLAEINTFLSDLIWGSILIYLLPILGLFFTISSRFVQFRYFFKMFHILRETVRDKEGHISSFQALMLSVAGRVGGGNIAGVAVAITLGGPGAVFWMWVIALVGMATSFFECSLAQLYKEKDGIDSCVYRGGPAYYATKALKQRWLGVVISVLLMFTFGFAFNATQSFIISTSFEASFNLPTWITGLALTLVFGVTIFGGVRRIARMSEVIVPIMALGYLLIALVVIVLNLDKIPSLIVMIITEAFNPSSAIGGGIGAVIIQGAKRGMFSNEAGLGSAPNVAAVAYVAHPVQQGIVQSFSVFIDTIILCSCTAFIILLSGAYTPGISGVQGVLLTQNALIEHIGPFGGVFVTLALFLFGFSSMIYNYYLAENSLNFFSKGNVTVFNIFRTLCILLVIWGSFQDLSSIFAFSDLSMGLLAIINMIVIAILYKPVLQLIRGYERQLKEGKVPVLRYNDYTEFNFDKETWKEIVDNINDKKD, from the coding sequence ATGTTAGCTGAAATAAATACATTTTTAAGTGATCTGATTTGGGGTTCTATATTAATTTATTTACTACCAATATTAGGATTGTTTTTTACAATTAGTTCTAGATTTGTACAATTTAGATATTTTTTTAAGATGTTTCATATTTTAAGAGAAACAGTTAGAGATAAAGAGGGACATATCTCTTCTTTTCAAGCTTTAATGCTTAGTGTTGCTGGACGTGTTGGTGGTGGAAATATTGCCGGTGTTGCAGTTGCTATAACACTAGGTGGTCCAGGTGCTGTTTTTTGGATGTGGGTTATTGCTCTTGTAGGAATGGCAACAAGTTTCTTTGAATGTTCTTTAGCTCAATTATATAAAGAAAAAGATGGTATAGATTCTTGTGTTTATAGAGGTGGACCAGCATATTATGCAACAAAAGCATTAAAACAAAGATGGTTAGGTGTTGTTATTTCTGTTTTATTAATGTTTACTTTTGGTTTTGCCTTTAATGCGACTCAATCATTTATTATTTCAACTTCTTTTGAAGCTTCATTTAATCTTCCAACTTGGATAACTGGATTAGCATTAACTTTAGTTTTTGGTGTTACTATTTTTGGTGGAGTAAGAAGAATTGCAAGAATGTCTGAGGTTATTGTTCCAATTATGGCTTTAGGATATTTACTTATTGCTTTAGTTGTTATAGTTTTAAATCTTGATAAAATCCCTTCTTTAATCGTTATGATTATAACTGAAGCATTTAATCCAAGTTCTGCAATTGGTGGAGGAATTGGTGCTGTTATTATTCAAGGTGCAAAAAGAGGAATGTTTTCAAATGAAGCAGGTCTTGGAAGTGCACCAAATGTTGCAGCAGTTGCTTATGTAGCTCATCCTGTTCAACAAGGAATAGTACAATCTTTTTCTGTATTTATTGATACAATAATTTTATGTTCTTGTACAGCATTTATTATTCTTTTATCTGGTGCTTATACTCCAGGAATTAGTGGTGTTCAAGGGGTTTTATTAACTCAAAATGCTTTAATTGAACATATTGGACCATTTGGTGGAGTTTTTGTAACTCTTGCATTATTCTTATTTGGTTTCTCATCTATGATTTATAACTATTATTTAGCTGAAAATAGTTTAAATTTCTTTAGCAAAGGAAATGTAACAGTATTTAATATTTTTAGAACATTATGTATTTTACTTGTTATTTGGGGTTCATTCCAAGATTTAAGTTCTATTTTCGCATTCTCTGACTTATCTATGGGATTATTAGCAATCATCAATATGATAGTTATTGCAATATTATATAAACCAGTACTTCAATTAATTAGAGGTTATGAAAGACAGTTAAAAGAAGGAAAAGTTCCAGTTCTTAGATACAATGATTATACAGAATTTAATTTTGACAAAGAAACATGGAAAGAGATTGTTGATAATATCAACGATAAAAAAGATTAA
- a CDS encoding 5'-methylthioadenosine/adenosylhomocysteine nucleosidase, translating to MTKLAIMGAMEEEIEPLLAHFENVNVVEFANNKYYEVNYNGLEIVIAYSKIGKVFASLTAATMIEKFGCDTLLFSGVAGGINPELKIGDLIVADKLCQHDLDITAFGHPNGYVPGGKVFVETTKSLREIAIKVANENNLKVIEGTIATGDQFVHSTERKDFIQSTFNADALEMEGASVAVVCDALNVPFFILRAISDTADMDAGFDFDEFLKSSAKNSADYLIKIVKELIK from the coding sequence ATGACTAAATTAGCAATTATGGGAGCAATGGAAGAGGAGATAGAACCTCTTTTAGCTCATTTTGAAAATGTAAATGTTGTTGAATTTGCGAACAATAAATATTATGAAGTAAATTATAATGGTTTAGAAATTGTAATTGCCTATTCAAAAATTGGAAAAGTTTTTGCAAGTTTAACAGCTGCAACTATGATAGAAAAATTTGGTTGCGATACACTTTTATTTTCTGGAGTTGCAGGTGGAATAAATCCTGAACTTAAAATTGGTGATTTAATTGTTGCAGACAAATTATGCCAACATGATTTAGATATTACAGCATTTGGTCATCCAAATGGATATGTTCCAGGTGGAAAAGTTTTTGTTGAAACTACAAAAAGCTTAAGAGAAATTGCAATTAAAGTTGCAAATGAAAATAATCTTAAAGTGATTGAAGGAACAATTGCAACTGGAGATCAGTTTGTTCATTCAACTGAAAGAAAAGATTTTATTCAATCTACTTTTAATGCAGATGCTTTAGAAATGGAAGGTGCAAGTGTTGCTGTTGTTTGTGATGCTTTAAATGTTCCATTCTTTATATTAAGAGCTATTTCTGATACTGCTGATATGGATGCAGGATTTGATTTTGATGAATTTTTAAAATCAAGTGCTAAAAATTCTGCTGATTATTTAATTAAGATTGTAAAAGAATTAATTAAATAA
- the fabD gene encoding ACP S-malonyltransferase: MKKVAFIFPGQGSQTVGMGKDFFENSEIAKDMISKASDRLGIDFEKLLFEENENLGKTEFTQPAILLVSSIANAIFKEKLNITPEFVLGHSLGEFSALVAAGAINYLDAVELVHKRGLFMTEACAGGNAGMMALVGIDDATVEKVCAEQRELGKKVWPANYNIDGQLVLAGIKADLESLVDVFKSAGAKRAIVLDMSVASHCELLKSAVENLKPYLQEFLKDEFLPVISNVSTQAYTTKDEAIELLASQLTSPVKYKQSITACEDKVDLFIEFGNGIVLKGLNKKITEKPTLNVSDMKTLETVIGELND; encoded by the coding sequence ATGAAAAAAGTTGCTTTTATATTTCCAGGACAAGGTAGTCAAACAGTTGGAATGGGAAAAGATTTTTTTGAAAATAGTGAAATTGCAAAAGATATGATTTCAAAAGCAAGTGATAGATTAGGTATTGATTTTGAAAAACTTTTATTTGAAGAAAATGAAAATTTAGGAAAAACTGAATTTACTCAACCTGCAATTTTACTTGTAAGTTCTATTGCAAATGCAATTTTTAAAGAAAAATTAAATATTACACCTGAATTTGTTTTAGGTCACTCTTTAGGAGAATTTTCAGCTCTTGTTGCGGCTGGTGCTATTAATTATTTAGATGCTGTTGAATTAGTTCATAAAAGAGGTTTATTTATGACTGAGGCTTGTGCTGGTGGAAATGCTGGTATGATGGCTTTAGTTGGAATCGATGATGCAACAGTTGAAAAAGTATGTGCTGAGCAAAGAGAACTTGGTAAAAAAGTATGGCCAGCAAATTACAATATAGATGGTCAACTTGTACTTGCAGGTATTAAAGCTGATTTAGAATCTTTAGTTGATGTATTTAAATCTGCCGGTGCAAAAAGAGCAATTGTTTTAGATATGTCAGTTGCATCTCATTGTGAATTATTAAAAAGTGCAGTTGAGAATTTAAAACCTTATTTACAAGAGTTTTTAAAAGATGAATTTTTACCTGTGATTTCAAATGTAAGTACTCAAGCTTATACAACAAAAGATGAAGCAATTGAATTATTAGCTTCTCAACTTACAAGTCCAGTAAAATATAAACAATCAATTACAGCTTGCGAAGATAAAGTTGATTTATTTATTGAATTTGGAAATGGAATAGTTTTAAAAGGTTTAAATAAAAAAATCACAGAAAAACCAACTTTAAATGTTTCTGATATGAAAACATTAGAAACAGTAATAGGTGAATTAAATGACTAA
- a CDS encoding FKBP-type peptidyl-prolyl cis-trans isomerase: MSNKVIGIEYTLKDAKTGEQLDSNVGQAPLEFISGKGQIIPGLEVKLVEMSANEEADVLVEAKDAYGEYNEEAVQTLPKEQFAGIELVEGMSLYGTGEHGETVQVVVKSFTDSDVTIDYNHPMAGRTLMFTVSILSLRDATDEEVQTGVVGGMAAMGGGCCGGGSHSHGGGSCGTGHDHGHGHSHGGCGCH; encoded by the coding sequence ATGTCAAATAAAGTAATAGGTATAGAATATACATTAAAAGATGCAAAAACAGGTGAACAATTAGATTCAAATGTTGGTCAAGCGCCATTAGAATTTATTTCTGGAAAAGGACAAATTATTCCTGGTTTAGAAGTTAAATTAGTAGAAATGTCTGCAAATGAAGAAGCAGATGTATTAGTTGAAGCTAAAGATGCTTATGGTGAATATAATGAAGAAGCTGTACAAACTTTACCAAAAGAGCAATTTGCTGGTATTGAATTAGTTGAAGGTATGTCATTATATGGAACAGGTGAGCATGGTGAAACTGTACAAGTTGTAGTTAAATCTTTTACTGATTCTGATGTAACAATTGATTACAATCATCCAATGGCTGGTAGAACATTAATGTTTACAGTTTCTATTTTATCTTTAAGAGATGCAACTGATGAAGAAGTTCAAACAGGTGTTGTTGGTGGAATGGCTGCTATGGGTGGTGGTTGTTGTGGTGGCGGAAGTCACTCTCATGGTGGAGGTTCTTGTGGAACTGGTCATGACCATGGACACGGACATTCTCACGGTGGTTGTGGTTGTCACTAA
- a CDS encoding tetratricopeptide repeat protein codes for MNKYLLPLLVVTSLTVAEEVSVYGAGGSSDSPYGLSSSEKHILKNQTNISNLSSKIGDINTLVESINRRLEGLESTYEGDSAKLNSTSRKVDELMQKIGGSSDLASNNNTSSTNQSSDPQLAETVNNLKTALTKLTTLVNKINSEYVSSTELEKNMQQFITREEFEALKKAMGVKTSQVNPTKTTEKKSADVEGSAEIKKTLTAEDKPKLLSEAKKDFDAKKYDSAIPKYEKLVEVNYKPAESNYYLGEMWYIRKKYDVAISHFKKSAILNDKAAYMPTLLLHSAISFENIKDKDNAKSFYSTLIDLYPDSNEAKVAKKNLAKL; via the coding sequence ATGAATAAGTATCTTCTACCTCTATTAGTAGTAACTTCATTAACCGTAGCCGAAGAGGTTTCGGTTTATGGAGCTGGTGGTTCTTCTGATAGTCCTTATGGACTAAGTTCATCAGAAAAACATATTTTAAAAAACCAGACAAATATAAGTAATTTATCTTCAAAAATTGGAGATATAAATACTTTAGTGGAGTCTATTAACAGAAGGTTAGAAGGCTTAGAATCTACATATGAAGGTGATTCTGCAAAATTAAATTCAACTTCAAGAAAAGTTGATGAATTAATGCAAAAAATCGGTGGATCTTCAGATTTAGCTTCTAACAATAACACATCTTCTACAAATCAATCATCAGATCCTCAATTAGCAGAAACTGTTAATAATCTGAAAACAGCCCTTACTAAGTTAACTACATTAGTTAATAAAATAAATTCAGAATATGTTTCTTCTACAGAACTTGAAAAAAACATGCAACAGTTTATTACAAGAGAAGAGTTTGAGGCCTTGAAAAAAGCAATGGGTGTTAAAACATCACAAGTAAATCCTACAAAAACAACTGAAAAGAAATCTGCTGATGTAGAAGGTAGTGCTGAAATAAAAAAAACTTTAACAGCTGAGGATAAGCCAAAATTATTATCTGAAGCAAAAAAAGATTTCGACGCAAAAAAATATGATAGTGCTATACCTAAATATGAAAAATTAGTTGAAGTTAATTATAAACCTGCTGAAAGTAATTATTATCTAGGTGAAATGTGGTATATAAGAAAAAAATATGATGTTGCAATAAGTCATTTTAAAAAGTCTGCAATTCTAAATGATAAAGCAGCTTATATGCCAACTTTATTATTGCATAGTGCTATTTCATTTGAAAATATAAAAGATAAAGATAATGCAAAAAGTTTTTACTCTACTTTAATAGACCTTTATCCTGATTCAAATGAAGCAAAAGTAGCCAAAAAAAATTTAGCTAAGTTATAA
- a CDS encoding OmpA family protein, which translates to MKKLGIYSVLVAALLFTTGCSEKNVDMNVDNGATADVAPATDTNLADGSFSALEKAGNGNWYMINGQKVLIEHVYFGFDKYDLTAENKEKATSNASKLSPLTADTTVKVFGNTDEWGTDEYNYALGLKRANSVKDVLVANGVSANISLVSLGESNPVCTEKTKDCWAKNRRVEHELSK; encoded by the coding sequence ATGAAAAAGTTAGGTATTTACTCGGTTTTAGTTGCAGCATTATTATTCACTACTGGTTGTAGCGAAAAAAATGTTGATATGAATGTTGATAACGGTGCTACTGCAGATGTTGCTCCAGCTACTGATACAAATTTAGCTGATGGAAGCTTTTCTGCATTAGAAAAAGCTGGAAACGGTAACTGGTATATGATCAATGGTCAAAAAGTTTTAATTGAGCACGTTTACTTCGGATTTGATAAATACGATTTAACTGCTGAAAACAAAGAAAAAGCTACTTCAAATGCTTCTAAATTATCACCATTAACTGCTGATACAACTGTAAAAGTATTCGGTAACACAGACGAATGGGGAACTGATGAGTATAACTACGCATTAGGTTTAAAAAGAGCTAACTCAGTTAAAGACGTTTTAGTTGCAAACGGTGTTTCAGCTAACATTTCTTTAGTATCTTTAGGTGAAAGTAACCCAGTTTGTACTGAAAAAACTAAAGATTGTTGGGCAAAAAACAGAAGAGTTGAACACGAATTAAGTAAATAA
- a CDS encoding ferritin-like domain-containing protein, translated as MARIGNSIIKGIEINEIIKLLNKAYADEWLAYYQYFIEAKVVKGIMKDAAIVELTQHATDELRHANMLADRILQLGGTPLLHPNDWIKNTNCGYDAPNNFDVVAILKDAIKGEQCAINTYSTIVEITRNKDIVTYDIVSQILADEVEHEEDLQTLHDDITEFITDLKKNLN; from the coding sequence ATGGCTAGAATAGGCAATTCAATCATAAAAGGTATTGAAATTAATGAAATCATTAAACTTCTAAATAAAGCATATGCAGATGAGTGGTTAGCATACTATCAGTACTTTATTGAAGCAAAAGTTGTTAAAGGTATTATGAAAGATGCTGCAATTGTTGAATTAACACAACATGCTACAGATGAATTAAGACATGCAAATATGTTAGCAGATAGAATTCTTCAACTAGGAGGAACTCCTTTACTTCATCCGAATGATTGGATAAAAAATACTAATTGTGGTTATGATGCACCAAATAATTTTGATGTAGTTGCAATATTAAAAGATGCTATAAAAGGTGAACAATGTGCAATTAATACATATTCAACAATTGTTGAAATAACAAGAAATAAAGATATTGTTACATATGATATTGTAAGTCAAATATTAGCAGATGAAGTTGAACATGAAGAAGATTTACAAACTCTTCACGATGATATTACAGAATTTATTACAGATTTAAAGAAAAACTTAAATTAA
- the tolB gene encoding Tol-Pal system protein TolB: MFRIFLLISMILSSVFAEVDANLEIIKKANSVPKILVSVATDTMEVETLNKIKKGIADDLNVSGHFEIANVNSQTAYDSIPDILSLSNQGVGLYLNISAKKEASGDFTLMTKLYNVGARALILEKNFTTSQEDRYIFLAHKAAISINDFFKAPSIAWMDKFVVFSTYKGAGKADIMIGDYTLTYKKTVVTGGLNIFPKWADKEQKTIYYTSYNYKKPTLVKLNIYNRSKDIIMDSDGMLACSDVNEDGTKLLVTASPTGQPDIFLYDTRTRQKSQVTRYSGIDVGGQFIENGSRIVFVSDRLGNPNIFAQGINSTAVERLVYHSNNNSSATAHENNIVYSSKDSDNELGGKSFNLYLVSTKTDSLKRLTSSGVNQFPKFSTDGETLLFIKTYAGESSVGIIRLNYNKSFLFPLTGGRIQSIDW; the protein is encoded by the coding sequence ATGTTTAGAATATTTTTGTTAATATCAATGATATTAAGTTCAGTTTTTGCAGAAGTTGATGCAAATTTAGAAATTATTAAAAAAGCAAATTCTGTACCTAAAATCTTAGTATCAGTTGCAACTGACACAATGGAAGTTGAAACTCTTAACAAGATAAAAAAAGGTATAGCAGATGACTTAAATGTTAGTGGTCATTTTGAAATAGCAAATGTTAATAGTCAAACAGCTTATGATAGTATACCTGATATTTTGAGTTTGTCTAATCAAGGTGTTGGATTATACTTAAATATATCAGCAAAAAAAGAAGCTTCAGGTGATTTTACACTTATGACAAAACTTTATAATGTAGGTGCAAGAGCTTTAATTTTAGAAAAAAATTTTACTACTTCTCAAGAAGATAGATATATATTTTTAGCTCATAAAGCTGCTATTTCAATAAATGATTTTTTCAAAGCACCAAGTATTGCATGGATGGATAAATTTGTTGTTTTCTCTACATATAAAGGGGCTGGTAAAGCTGATATTATGATTGGAGATTATACTCTAACTTATAAAAAAACTGTTGTTACTGGTGGTTTAAACATTTTCCCAAAATGGGCTGATAAAGAACAAAAAACAATTTATTATACTTCTTACAACTATAAAAAACCTACTTTAGTAAAGTTGAATATTTATAACAGAAGTAAAGACATAATAATGGATTCTGATGGAATGTTAGCTTGTTCAGATGTAAATGAAGATGGTACTAAACTTTTAGTTACAGCTTCTCCAACAGGGCAACCTGATATTTTCTTATATGACACAAGAACTAGACAAAAAAGTCAAGTTACAAGATATAGTGGAATTGATGTTGGTGGACAGTTTATTGAAAATGGTTCAAGAATAGTTTTCGTATCTGATAGATTAGGAAATCCAAATATTTTTGCTCAAGGGATTAACTCTACAGCTGTTGAAAGATTAGTATATCATAGTAATAATAATTCATCAGCTACGGCACATGAAAATAATATTGTTTACAGTAGTAAAGATTCAGATAATGAATTAGGTGGAAAAAGTTTCAATTTATATTTAGTTTCTACTAAAACAGATAGTTTAAAAAGATTAACTTCAAGTGGTGTTAATCAATTTCCAAAATTCTCTACTGATGGTGAAACATTATTATTTATAAAAACATATGCAGGAGAGAGTTCTGTTGGTATAATTAGATTAAATTATAACAAATCATTTCTATTCCCTTTAACAGGTGGAAGAATTCAATCTATTGATTGGTAA